Proteins encoded in a region of the Puniceibacterium sp. IMCC21224 genome:
- a CDS encoding 1-acyl-sn-glycerol-3-phosphate acyltransferase → MGYAVQWLRSLLFNVQMYLAMAVIGLAFLPWALVSPRGARLACLTYCRWVRWTLGWMTGLRTEVRGTPPQDEVIVAAKHQSFLDILMIFGAVPAGKFIMKQEIMWTPIIGQYAMRIGCVSVNRGKRGAAIKKMVADVAAGVANPGQLIIYSQGTRVAPGVKAPYKVGTAVLYEQLGQDCVPVATNVGVFWPKRGIYRKPGVAVVEFLPRISAGMSRDAFLSQLELDVETTSDQLMAEAGFQSDR, encoded by the coding sequence ATGGGATATGCGGTGCAATGGCTGCGGTCGCTGCTGTTCAATGTGCAGATGTATCTGGCGATGGCGGTGATCGGATTGGCGTTCCTGCCCTGGGCGCTGGTTTCGCCACGGGGGGCGCGTCTGGCCTGCCTGACCTATTGCCGCTGGGTCCGCTGGACGCTGGGCTGGATGACCGGCCTGCGCACCGAAGTGCGCGGCACGCCGCCGCAGGATGAAGTGATCGTCGCGGCCAAGCATCAATCCTTTCTCGATATTCTGATGATTTTTGGTGCGGTGCCTGCGGGCAAGTTCATCATGAAGCAAGAGATCATGTGGACTCCGATTATCGGTCAATACGCGATGCGGATCGGCTGCGTATCCGTCAACCGCGGCAAGCGTGGTGCGGCAATCAAAAAGATGGTGGCGGATGTGGCGGCAGGGGTGGCCAATCCCGGTCAGTTGATCATCTATTCGCAGGGCACGCGGGTCGCACCAGGGGTCAAGGCCCCCTACAAGGTAGGCACGGCGGTATTATACGAGCAGTTGGGACAGGATTGCGTGCCGGTGGCGACGAACGTCGGCGTGTTCTGGCCCAAGCGCGGGATTTACCGCAAGCCGGGCGTTGCCGTGGTGGAATTCCTGCCACGCATTTCTGCAGGTATGTCGCGGGATGCGTTCCTGTCGCAGCTTGAGCTTGATGTTGAAACCACCTCAGACCAGCTGATGGCCGAGGCGGGATTTCAATCGGATCGCTGA
- a CDS encoding sarcosine oxidase subunit beta family protein: MKFSALRILKEGLTGNKGWGPHWRDPEPKAEYDAVIIGGGGHGLSTAYYLAKEHGLTNIAVLEKGYLGGGNVGRNTTIVRANYFLPGNSEFYSHSLKLWEGLEQDLNYNVMHSQRGLINLFHSDGQRDAFVRRGNSMITQGDDAVLLDREGVRRHLPYLDFDNGRFPIYGGLLHPRGGTARHDAVAWGYARGADQRGVDLIQNCEVTGIDIEGGVVTGVQTTRGAIRAKKVGIVVAGRSGQVAAMAGIRLPIESHVLQAFVTEGLKPCIDHVVSFGMGHFYISQSDKGGLVFGGDLDFYSSYAARGNLPMKEHVMEAAMTLMPMIGKARVLRSWGGIMDMTPDGSPIIDRTGVEGLYIDCGWCYGGFKAVPGSGFALAHLLATDRPHETADRFRLDRFRTGRGLMDEEGTGAQHNLH; this comes from the coding sequence ATGAAATTTTCCGCGCTGCGCATCCTCAAAGAAGGTCTGACCGGGAACAAAGGTTGGGGCCCGCATTGGCGTGATCCCGAACCAAAGGCCGAATATGATGCGGTTATCATCGGCGGTGGCGGCCATGGTCTAAGCACAGCCTACTATCTGGCGAAAGAGCACGGGCTGACCAACATCGCGGTGCTGGAAAAAGGCTATCTTGGTGGCGGCAACGTTGGGCGGAATACCACCATCGTGCGCGCCAACTACTTTTTGCCCGGAAACTCCGAATTTTATTCGCATTCGCTCAAGCTCTGGGAGGGGCTGGAGCAGGATCTGAACTACAACGTCATGCATTCGCAGCGCGGGCTGATCAACCTGTTCCATTCCGATGGGCAACGGGATGCCTTCGTGCGGCGCGGCAATTCGATGATCACGCAAGGGGATGACGCGGTGCTGCTGGACCGTGAAGGCGTGCGCCGACATCTGCCTTACCTTGATTTCGACAATGGCCGGTTCCCGATCTACGGCGGGCTGCTGCATCCACGCGGCGGCACGGCGCGGCACGATGCGGTGGCCTGGGGATATGCCCGTGGTGCGGATCAACGCGGCGTTGATCTGATCCAGAACTGCGAAGTGACAGGCATCGACATCGAGGGCGGCGTTGTAACGGGCGTGCAGACCACACGCGGCGCGATCCGGGCCAAGAAAGTTGGGATCGTGGTTGCGGGCCGCTCTGGGCAGGTGGCTGCGATGGCCGGAATACGATTGCCCATCGAAAGCCATGTGTTGCAGGCTTTTGTGACTGAGGGGCTGAAGCCATGCATCGACCACGTGGTCAGCTTTGGCATGGGGCATTTTTATATCAGCCAGTCGGACAAGGGTGGGCTGGTGTTCGGCGGCGATCTGGATTTCTACAGTTCTTATGCCGCGCGGGGAAACCTGCCGATGAAAGAGCATGTGATGGAGGCGGCAATGACGCTGATGCCGATGATCGGCAAGGCGCGCGTGCTGCGGTCCTGGGGCGGGATCATGGATATGACACCGGACGGATCCCCGATCATCGACCGGACGGGGGTCGAGGGCCTCTATATCGACTGCGGCTGGTGTTATGGCGGGTTCAAGGCGGTGCCGGGGTCGGGTTTTGCCTTGGCGCATCTGTTGGCGACAGACCGGCCGCACGAGACGGCCGATCGGTTCCGGCTGGACCGGTTCCGCACCGGTCGCGGACTGATGGACGAAGAAGGCACCGGGGCGCAACACAACCTGCATTAG
- a CDS encoding sarcosine oxidase subunit gamma, with amino-acid sequence MVELTAITPCEGLLPLACGGLTLREVDPGRITALSPWMGQADALSEALQTAHGMRFPVSGRATGGDGARVVWTGLDQAMLLGPEPDIALGQHCVMVDQSDAWAVVRLDGIGAEDVLARLVPVDLRPAVFKPGHTVRSLLAHMTVSVTRLGPETFQIMAFRSMAGTLVHDLHAAMSAVMRRSDG; translated from the coding sequence GTGGTTGAACTGACCGCAATAACACCGTGTGAGGGGCTTTTGCCGCTGGCATGCGGTGGACTGACACTGAGAGAGGTCGACCCCGGCCGCATCACCGCTTTGTCGCCGTGGATGGGGCAGGCGGATGCATTGTCCGAGGCGCTGCAGACGGCGCATGGCATGAGATTTCCTGTATCGGGGCGGGCCACAGGGGGGGATGGCGCGCGCGTGGTCTGGACCGGGCTTGATCAGGCGATGCTGCTGGGGCCAGAGCCGGATATCGCGCTCGGACAACATTGCGTGATGGTGGATCAGTCCGACGCCTGGGCTGTTGTGCGCCTTGATGGGATCGGCGCGGAGGACGTGCTGGCGCGTCTGGTGCCGGTGGACCTGCGCCCGGCGGTGTTCAAACCTGGGCATACCGTGCGCAGTTTATTGGCACATATGACGGTTTCGGTCACGCGGCTGGGGCCGGAAACATTCCAGATCATGGCCTTTCGGTCGATGGCGGGCACGTTGGTGCACGATTTGCATGCGGCCATGTCAGCGGTAATGCGCCGGTCGGATGGGTGA
- a CDS encoding DUF6151 family protein: MDRDLGFACRCGALSGTLHDVAPQNVCHLVCYCRDCRAFARHMGRSDELEPGGGTPLVQVLPARITITRGAEHVACLRLSNKGLHRWYAGCCGTPVANTVGSSRMPLAGMWRPLFGATDRFGPVVTHGFTKMAVPGAGVPRRDKGLLRMLGGLAQRSLAAYMAGTARQSPFFDAAGRPVAVPQVLTAEARAAAYAR; this comes from the coding sequence TTGGACCGAGATCTTGGGTTTGCCTGTCGATGTGGCGCGCTGTCGGGCACCCTGCATGACGTCGCGCCGCAGAACGTCTGCCATCTGGTGTGTTATTGCCGGGATTGCCGGGCTTTTGCCCGACATATGGGCCGTTCGGATGAGTTGGAGCCCGGAGGCGGCACGCCGCTGGTGCAGGTTCTGCCGGCGCGGATCACGATCACTCGGGGGGCGGAACACGTCGCCTGCCTGCGCCTGTCGAACAAGGGTTTGCATCGGTGGTATGCTGGTTGTTGTGGCACCCCCGTTGCCAATACAGTTGGCTCTTCGCGGATGCCGCTGGCAGGGATGTGGCGACCGCTGTTCGGTGCGACGGATCGCTTCGGTCCGGTGGTGACACATGGATTTACCAAGATGGCAGTGCCGGGCGCGGGTGTTCCCAGGCGGGACAAAGGTCTGCTTCGAATGCTGGGTGGTCTGGCGCAGCGATCTTTGGCCGCTTACATGGCGGGCACAGCACGCCAAAGCCCGTTCTTTGACGCCGCCGGACGACCGGTTGCGGTGCCTCAGGTGCTGACTGCCGAGGCGCGCGCGGCAGCCTACGCGCGTTGA
- a CDS encoding sarcosine oxidase subunit delta, giving the protein MRFPCPICGERDRREFYYQGVALVRPDAEAGVEAWDDYVHLRDNQAGETRDLWQHEAGCGAWLVVTRNTVTHAVLGAVLVRDGLETGDAG; this is encoded by the coding sequence GTGAGGTTTCCCTGTCCGATCTGTGGTGAGCGCGACCGGCGCGAGTTCTATTATCAGGGAGTGGCGTTGGTGCGGCCTGATGCGGAGGCTGGTGTCGAGGCTTGGGACGATTATGTGCATCTGCGCGACAATCAGGCGGGCGAGACGCGCGATTTGTGGCAGCACGAGGCGGGCTGCGGGGCTTGGCTGGTGGTGACGCGGAATACGGTGACGCACGCTGTATTGGGCGCGGTGCTGGTGCGCGACGGGCTGGAGACTGGCGATGCGGGTTGA
- a CDS encoding sarcosine oxidase subunit alpha family protein, with protein sequence MRVEGSGRVDRSKVVKFSFDGQAMTGFVGDTLASALMANDVTLLARSFKYHRPRGVLTAGSEEPNALVTIGAGAARDPNVRATTQELYDGLSAQSQNRWPSLEWDLLSINALAKPFLGAGFYYKTFMWPKAFWERVYEPVIRRAAGLGALSGRANDDVYEKAYAFCDLLVVGAGPTGLMAALVAARGGADVILCDEGAEMGGRLLAEQEQVGGQPGSDWVADVVAELSAMENVRLMARTTITGAYDQRTYGALERVAQHRADRTGLPLECFWRIVARRTVLAAGALERGVAFGENDRPGILMAGAMRAYLNRWGVVPGQRVAVFGNNDDAHRTAWDLARAGIEVVGLVDSRIDAASGGDFPVFAGAVVSRTHGGRQGITGITIKTPQGQRRLAVDALAMSGGWNPSVHLTCHMNGRPVWDEAIAGFVPRPGAVPGLVAAGACAGIFSTHSCLMAGIEAGQGALSDLGRKPVDILPPEAEDAPYRLQPLWQVPGKVAAWLDFQNDVTVADVMQAAAENFRSVEHMKRYTTQGMATDQGKSSNVAALAVLADVTGRSVPETGTTTFRPPFVPVSIAAIGAGSQGMGFAPQRLTTSHAGSVVRGAPMIEAGLWYRPSHFPRAQEITWREACDREVAMVRNAVGVCDVSTLGKIDLQGPDAGKFLDLVYTNTFSTLKVGRVRYGLMLREDGHVMDDGTTARLGTDHFVMTTTTAAAGPVMKHLEFVHQTHVPGMDLRMISVTEHWAQFAIAGPKSRELLNGLLAEPVDDAGWPFMACGVATVLGVAGRLFRISFSGEHAYEVAVPARYGAALFQELVARAEAIGGGAYGMEALNVLRIEKGHITHAEIHGRTTAFDIGMGRMVSAKKDCIGKVMSERPGLTGVRRQQMVGLRPVADGTVTAGAHLFAEGANVARETDEGYVTSVCWSPTLDCWLALGFLRDGRARIGQRVRLLDALRGVDTLCEVTDPMAYDQSGGRMRG encoded by the coding sequence ATGCGGGTTGAGGGCAGCGGCCGGGTGGACCGGTCAAAGGTGGTTAAGTTTAGTTTTGACGGGCAGGCGATGACCGGATTTGTCGGCGATACGCTTGCCTCGGCTTTGATGGCCAACGACGTGACGCTGTTGGCGCGGTCGTTCAAATATCACCGCCCGCGCGGCGTTTTGACCGCCGGGTCCGAAGAACCGAACGCGCTGGTGACGATTGGTGCGGGGGCGGCGCGCGATCCGAATGTGCGGGCGACCACGCAAGAACTGTACGACGGATTGTCAGCGCAGAGCCAAAACCGCTGGCCGTCGCTGGAATGGGATCTTTTGTCGATCAATGCACTGGCTAAGCCATTCCTGGGGGCGGGATTCTATTACAAGACATTTATGTGGCCAAAGGCCTTTTGGGAGCGGGTCTACGAGCCTGTCATTCGTCGCGCCGCGGGGCTCGGGGCGTTGTCTGGGCGGGCAAATGATGATGTCTATGAAAAGGCCTATGCTTTTTGTGATCTGTTGGTGGTTGGTGCCGGGCCAACTGGATTGATGGCCGCGTTGGTGGCGGCGCGGGGCGGCGCGGATGTGATCCTGTGTGACGAAGGCGCTGAGATGGGTGGGCGGCTGCTGGCCGAGCAGGAGCAGGTTGGCGGGCAGCCGGGGTCGGATTGGGTCGCTGATGTTGTGGCGGAGCTGTCCGCCATGGAGAATGTGCGGTTGATGGCCCGAACAACAATCACGGGGGCCTATGATCAACGTACTTATGGTGCGCTGGAGCGGGTCGCGCAGCACCGCGCCGACCGGACCGGCCTGCCGCTGGAGTGTTTCTGGCGGATCGTGGCCCGGCGCACAGTGCTGGCGGCGGGTGCGCTGGAGCGCGGTGTTGCCTTTGGCGAAAACGACCGGCCTGGAATACTGATGGCGGGGGCGATGCGCGCCTATCTCAATCGCTGGGGCGTGGTGCCGGGGCAGCGTGTCGCCGTCTTTGGCAACAATGACGATGCACACCGGACTGCGTGGGATTTGGCGAGGGCGGGGATCGAGGTTGTTGGCCTAGTCGACAGTCGTATCGATGCGGCATCTGGCGGTGACTTCCCGGTTTTTGCCGGCGCGGTGGTCAGTCGCACCCATGGCGGGCGGCAGGGTATCACCGGGATCACGATCAAGACGCCGCAGGGTCAGCGGCGTTTGGCTGTGGATGCGCTGGCAATGTCGGGGGGGTGGAATCCGTCGGTGCATCTGACCTGTCACATGAACGGCCGACCCGTTTGGGACGAAGCGATTGCCGGGTTTGTCCCGCGTCCGGGTGCCGTGCCGGGGTTGGTGGCTGCGGGGGCGTGTGCGGGTATCTTTTCAACCCATAGCTGCCTGATGGCGGGGATCGAGGCCGGGCAGGGCGCTCTGTCCGATCTTGGACGCAAGCCTGTGGATATTTTGCCCCCCGAGGCAGAGGATGCGCCGTATCGTTTGCAACCGCTGTGGCAGGTACCGGGCAAGGTCGCGGCCTGGCTCGATTTTCAGAACGACGTGACGGTCGCTGATGTGATGCAGGCGGCGGCCGAGAATTTCCGTTCGGTCGAACATATGAAACGCTACACCACGCAGGGTATGGCGACGGATCAGGGAAAGAGTTCGAACGTGGCGGCGCTGGCGGTGCTGGCGGATGTCACCGGGCGCAGTGTGCCCGAGACAGGCACGACGACCTTTCGCCCGCCGTTTGTTCCGGTCAGTATCGCAGCCATCGGGGCGGGATCGCAGGGCATGGGGTTTGCGCCGCAGCGGCTGACGACGTCGCATGCGGGCAGCGTTGTGCGGGGCGCGCCGATGATCGAGGCGGGGTTGTGGTACCGGCCCAGCCACTTCCCCCGCGCGCAGGAGATAACATGGCGTGAGGCCTGCGACCGCGAGGTCGCGATGGTGCGCAATGCTGTTGGCGTTTGCGATGTGTCGACCTTGGGCAAGATCGACCTTCAGGGACCGGATGCCGGAAAGTTTCTGGATCTGGTTTACACCAACACCTTCAGTACGCTGAAGGTCGGGCGGGTGCGCTACGGGCTCATGCTGCGCGAAGACGGGCATGTGATGGACGACGGCACGACGGCGCGGCTGGGGACAGATCATTTTGTGATGACCACCACAACTGCGGCAGCGGGTCCGGTGATGAAGCATCTGGAGTTCGTGCATCAGACGCATGTGCCGGGGATGGATCTGCGGATGATCTCGGTCACGGAACACTGGGCGCAATTCGCCATCGCAGGGCCAAAATCGCGCGAGCTGTTGAACGGTTTGCTGGCCGAGCCGGTCGACGATGCAGGCTGGCCGTTCATGGCCTGTGGCGTGGCGACTGTGCTGGGTGTCGCGGGGCGGCTTTTTCGGATCTCGTTCTCGGGTGAACATGCCTATGAGGTTGCGGTGCCGGCCCGCTATGGCGCGGCCCTGTTTCAGGAACTGGTGGCGCGCGCCGAGGCGATAGGGGGCGGTGCCTACGGGATGGAGGCGCTGAACGTGCTGCGGATCGAAAAGGGTCACATCACCCATGCCGAGATTCATGGCCGGACCACGGCATTCGACATTGGAATGGGGCGGATGGTCAGCGCCAAAAAGGACTGTATTGGCAAGGTGATGTCAGAGCGCCCCGGTCTGACCGGCGTTCGGCGGCAGCAGATGGTGGGCCTGCGCCCGGTGGCCGACGGCACCGTGACCGCCGGAGCGCATCTGTTCGCCGAGGGGGCGAATGTGGCGCGGGAAACGGACGAGGGGTACGTCACCAGCGTTTGTTGGTCGCCGACGTTGGACTGTTGGCTGGCGCTGGGCTTCCTGCGGGATGGGCGCGCACGTATCGGCCAGCGTGTGCGGTTGCTGGACGCGCTGCGCGGAGTCGATACGCTGTGCGAAGTCACCGATCCCATGGCCTATGACCAGAGTGGGGGACGGATGCGTGGTTGA